A genomic stretch from bacterium includes:
- a CDS encoding type IX secretion system membrane protein PorP/SprF, translating into MRATKVIPILFALSALLSGARAQNIYGGNPADPDLLESAFSNPALNSFVKDRVACALTTYHVGVAGGFFNVKSGFVSYSFPWMVRGLGVGVQFLNAGMYSQNTVRFSYGRAVLPPLAVGANFDVFSRSFDRSKFVQFDDRDPVFRNGDSKMGISLGFGVAFRASRSLTIGVSFEHLNRPDLAMGSTPFHQPMMF; encoded by the coding sequence GTGCGCGCAACGAAAGTAATCCCGATCCTGTTTGCGCTGTCCGCTCTTCTTTCCGGAGCGCGGGCGCAAAACATCTATGGCGGCAATCCGGCCGATCCGGACTTGTTGGAGTCCGCATTCAGCAATCCAGCGCTGAACTCCTTCGTGAAAGATCGTGTCGCCTGCGCGCTGACCACGTATCACGTGGGCGTGGCCGGCGGTTTTTTCAATGTGAAGAGCGGTTTTGTGTCGTATAGCTTTCCGTGGATGGTTCGCGGACTGGGCGTGGGCGTGCAGTTCCTGAACGCCGGAATGTATTCACAAAACACCGTCCGATTCTCCTATGGTCGCGCCGTTCTTCCGCCGCTGGCGGTCGGCGCGAATTTCGACGTCTTCAGCCGCTCCTTTGACCGCTCGAAATTCGTGCAGTTCGATGATCGCGATCCCGTGTTCCGCAACGGCGATTCCAAAATGGGAATTTCCCTGGGTTTTGGCGTGGCCTTTCGAGCCAGCCGGTCGCTGACCATCGGCGTCAGCTTCGAGCACTTGAACCGCCCCGACTTGGCGATGGGTTCCACGCCCTTCCACCAACCCATGATGTTTTAG